In Juglans microcarpa x Juglans regia isolate MS1-56 chromosome 1S, Jm3101_v1.0, whole genome shotgun sequence, the genomic stretch taaatgtaactgaaatgaaaaaattaccCATAGAAACGAAGACAATCTCTATGCAAAGAATGGCCACAACTTGCTACCCTGCTTGCAGCTGCATGGTTTGAGAAACTGAGCTCCAAAAATTTCCCAAAAGATAAACCCCAGGCAGCATCAGACATCACTACTCTCCGAGTTGCCGGAGGAAATCCACTGGCTCTTGGACACCGCAGGCATCTGTGCCACATCCAgatctttccttccttttcacCTGGTAAGAGAATTTCTGATAGCTTCTTAACAGATATGGTGAGCGTGCCCTGCCTATGAGTATAGCAGTGAACATGGGCTTCTGTTGGCATACCACAAGAACGACATTGGGAACTCTGACAAACATTTAAGCTACGtcagtttcttttttaaatgtatttcaaGGTTTTGTACAAGGACATAtgagtatgtatgtatgtatgtatatatgcgCAGGCCAGAAGAGAGTACTCACCTGATCAAATAAATGGTCTCGAAGAAACCTACCAAGAGGTTTGTCAAAGCTGCCATAGTATTTGATTCGAAAGAGATGGGACCTTTCACAAACAGTCCCCTTCCAAATGCACCGGGATGATAAGGACACCAAAATGCTTTGGTGATCTGAAGGTGATGGAGGAAACTCTTCTTTTAAAGGCACAGGATCTTCTTTCAAAGGTCCTCGCTCTTGTAAATGGTCTTTACTATCTTCTTGCAGGGATGATGTCTCTGAACTGGTGATAGTTATGGCATTCTGTCCCAAAGTCTCTAAAGTCCCAAAACCATTAGCACTGCAATGATTCTGAAAGACAGTAGGGGTGTTGCTGGCTGCAGAAGTTTCCGCTACCAGGGGTTCTTTAAAAcgcattctatttttttcctcaaagcTATAATAGGGAGAAAGTCTGTTAAGGTAGGAATCCGGAATTATATTTCCCGAAGAAGCGCAAGAGGAAAAAGGTGTAGAATTTATCAGATCTGTAGTGGACTCTATGGATTGAGAGGCCAGATCTGAAGAGACACTGTAGGATCTTTGTGGTTCAACAATATGATGGGGTCCCAGTGACTTGCCATCCACAGAAAGGCTAAAACCAGGTATTGTTGAGATGGATCTCTGAATGCTTGAAGGTTTATCTGGAAGTGCAACGGTTATTGGAGAATTCAAAGGGAGTTCAGGCAGAGTGGCTCCTTCATCGGCAAGGAAAGAAGTCTCCAAAGCCAAGTGATACGCTGCAAAAATTCCATACTGAACCACATGCTTCACTTTCTTCAATTCATCCCCACTAGCACCTCTAagtaaaatctgaaaaagagccaAAAGAATCAAATGAATATCCTGTGGCAGTTCTATCAAATCACTTTGCATGTACTAAACAAGAACTACAAGATTGCCCAAACAgcatgatacacacacacagcaTGAAAAAAACTCAATTGGGCCATCATCTCTGTggatgcaaataatttttttataagtatgcaaataattatttctttcatAATCCATATTAAGCTTTATCTATGGCCTGTCTGAATTAAGTTTGAGGACTTACAGTACAGCCCAGTGGCTTTGGGCACCCTTCAAAATACATCAGTGTCTTCACCGATTTTTTGCCACCCTGTCCAGCAGAACCATGATCTTCTAGAAACTTCTCCACATGAAATGCATCGCAGTAGCCCAACTTCTGTGATGAAAGATGATCAATTGAAGGCACTATTTGAGCACCTGTGCAGCGGGCTATGCGTTCCAAAAGTGGCCTCTTGATGTTGAGAACAAGTGATATGTCTTTGGCAAGAAGGTACTCCTGTGCATGTCTAGAAACTGATTTCTCCACCAAAAGGACATCAGGGTGGTGGGCATCTATCTTTGCCACTGCCATCTTTAGATGGTCCATTTCCTGGAGAGGGATATAaaacacataagaagaggaAAACAAATCTCCTTCACTAGAAGCCACTCAGCAACAAACGATCAGAAAACGGTATACAGACAATAACAACCTGCTGCAACAAAGTATCAAAACTTGACAGGAGGTTAGAAATCCGCTGGTACTCAAGAGCCCCCTCAAGGATCAATAATCGAGGTTTCTCGATTTTTGATGTCATTCGCCGGTGAGCCACATTTTTCTTACAAACAACTCCTTTGATCACCATACTACAGCAAAAGTAAGTTAattagaaagaataaattatAGAGAATTATGGTATGTGAAAGTTTCTagttcaccaataaaaaaactacCAAAGATAATGTAGGGACTAAATATCTGGCCTGGTAGACATTACAACCCAAGACATAATTAGTGTTAATAGCATAGAATATGTTTCCTCCACGATTAGTGAGATATCTCTTGCTCTGTTATTTGTTGATGCAGCCTTAATGGAAAACATACAATTGCTTCTCTTGTGATTTCTATTTTGTTACTTTATTATGTTGCTAGAACCCGCTTTTACTCTGACTTCTCTCACGATTTATCAGTTGCTCAACCATTTATGATTAAATAAGAAACTAAGTCTCAGCATTCACACTTTAAGCAGTACATTCATTCTAAATTCATACACCTATAGCCTGAAATGATGGTTGGGCAGATGCATACCACTCAAACAAGACTGTTCCATCACAAAAATAGACCATCTCAGTGATTACTTACTAAATGAGAAATCAGAATTTGTGAGTTCATGTCCAGTAATGTGAAAAGAGAAGCATGATCtatttacagtcataaaatTACTAAGTCTTTTGTGTTCGTAGAAAGAAGAGACGGTTGGCATCTCCCCTGACAGGGACGGGAACAACCTTCAGGCTTACCAGTTACCACACATACGGTTAAGGCTTCGCACCTATGGTGGATCTTATACCCAATTTTcaacttaccaaaaaaaaaaaaattactatgtCTTTTACCTCTCACAGCGACGCCCAGATGCTAGGCATTTTACTTTTACGTATCCACCTGGATCCATCCCTCCACCTTTGCTCATATCTGGCTTTAAAAGTGTAGCAGCCTCCCAGGATAAAGATGTTATGATCTCCAACCAACTCTCTTTGTCATCTTCATCACCTATGGGAAGGTTCTCAACCTGCAATAGCTGAGCTACCAATGCCCTAAAATGACCATCAACCACATTCTTCATAGCCTTCTTGTGCTCCTCACTTGACCTATCCCTATTGCGAGACTCTCCACTTCCAAAACTGCTCGAGGTGCGTAAATATCCCCACTCTCCTGCAGCATCCCCAtaatcatcatcctcatcaaaCAAACCTGCTTCCctatcatcttcttcatcttctggaTCGGGGGGGAGCCAGAGAAGTCCATTGTTCTCAAAATCCATGGGTTCTGCTTCGACGTGCTGTGCAGCATATATAGAGGAAGGTGCTTCACACTCATCACCGGTATCATGTTCATCTTTTTTTCCTAGCTGTGGAATTCCTTCCAAACCCTGTGAGGCAAAGCTATGATGCAATGGAGAGCTGTTTAAACTTTTTGTACTGTTATTTTCTCCATCGGGATGGAACTTGCGTGATTGATCATTATTGCTCAGATCATCAAACTCAACTTGATCATAGTAATCATTGACTTGAGGAAAATGCCTTGCGTTAGAATCTGACCGATATACACtgtactcatcatcatcatcatcactccTGACCCCACAGAAAAAGCAAGCAATGAGTAACTggttataataagaaaaaatctactcTTATGCTTTTGTATAATACTCGCtaatacaatttaaatgcaGTAATGCTAGTGGATTagctttatgaaatgaaattttaagTAATCAACTCTTATCCTCTTAACATAAATAGAACTTGCACACACTTCTCACTGGCTGACAGAATATAGGCTATCAGTTTTCCATGTTAAAACATATTAACAACCATGTAGCAATTGTTATGTTCTGCACAACTTAGTtgagtattaatatatatcctTGACTCAACATCTAtcatacattaaaaaataaagaaaagaaagatcaGTAAAATCGGCATATAAAAACGGCTTCATGCACATCAAATGTCATAGCGTGAATCCAAGAGAAACAATAACAGGAGGAGACGTGGAGTGTGGTAAAACTTAAAACAGGCATCACGCACATAAAATGTCCAGTTGCAAATCCAAAAGAACTCAATAACAGGAGAGACAATCAAACCTGTGCACTGAAAACCCATACTGGTTTGGATTCCCCACATCTGAAACAATGTCATTGCTCCTTCCTGATGCTATCTCGCCTCGCCTGTCCGAGGTTGATTCCATTGAAGATGATTGCCGTGGGCTGAGACCTGAACTGTGTTGAACTCGCTGGTAAGGATCAACTGGGTACGGCATTGAACCAAGTGTAATGATACTACTGTCAGCAGTGCCACTAGATTTAGTGCTGGCCAAACTTGTCGCTGATGGTGAAGTACTAAGATCCAGGTTGGAAACCTGGATCCCATTATCAGGGGTAGGTATGCCCTGCTCCCATTGCTTGAAACAGTAATTACACACTCGTATCCTCTCCCACTCTTCCCGGGCAGTCGTTGGGTCACCACCAGATGGGACAGGAACTGAATTTGACGTGCACCTGGCGCAGAAAACTCGACCGCAATGACGACAATGGTGTCTACGGTTGAAAACAGTGAACTGAGAATCACACTCGTAGCAAACCCTACAGCTATGATCGGGCATCCAAAAATCCCTCGACACATTAGCTGGCTCGGATCGCCAAGGGATCCACGATTTCACGATGCCAACCAACTCAGAAAATGTCTTGTCTGGGGCGTCCATCGACCCACAATCCTACTGCCTTGTTCATTATGATATGCTCATTTGCCACCCTTAACAAATCATATAGCAATTCTACAAATTAACCAAAACTGGAGAATAAAACAATCCAACTCAGAGTATCTCTGCCCCAGTACAGAAAGACCGTCGAACACCAAAATTCAATTGACGAACAGTTGTCAGAAATCTATGGCAGCCTTAAGCAGCTCTTGCTTCTCCATCTCATATTCTCAACCCAGCATAAATCCTGATGCTGCTTCCACGTAGATTCAGAAACCAAACACTAACCAGCTCAGTCtgcccaaaagaaaataattaaccCAGGTCCTGAAATCAATGCACGCAAAGAGACAGGAAATGCATTAAATAAACCCCAAAAAAGCTCGAAAACGGTACAAAACCTTCTCGGCCACAACTCGAGAGATTCAAACACGCTTCTTTGGGTGACCTAACTCAAACTTGTCTTTCTTCCTTCGCTCCCCCGCGCTACCCAGCAATTCCCCAATCCAAAGCGACCCCAATATCCGAAACAAACTCAATAATCCATATAAATGGTAGTCTTGAGCTTACGTTGATACAATCTAATGAGATTCTCCCagtgaaagaagaagaatttgaaaaggGGATATGCAGAATTCTGATCGGAAATAAGAATTTAcctcttgaaaaaataaaatttcatcacaaTCAGATAATATCCGAGTGAGATACGAAAGCGCGCACCACCTAGATTTGAACCACGTGAACAAAAAACCGTGACGCAGAAGTACTCAGAGAAAGGAGGGTAAGTGGAAAAAACTGAGAAAAACCCACCACCCAGAAAGTGATTTCCGTTGCCGAATCGGAATATCAAACGCTTGAATCTCCGATCTTTCTGGTCTTTCACCCAATATTTTACACAGAGAAGCAGAAttccgaaatttttttaaggcgAATGGGGAGTAATAGCAAATGAACGAGGAAGACCTCTGCTATCTGATCTCTGCAAATTCCCGTTAATGCATTGAAGAAAACAAACGATCAGATAAGGTTTatatcaaaatctttttttccttttccaccaTGAAAACGagttttcaattttctctctcttaagaATGAATTATTTCTTTCATCTGAGAATCTGGGTTTTAATCCcccccacctttttttttttttttttttttttttactttaatggTTATTTTTCCCTGAGGCAGAGAAAGAGACACACTGCTAACGTGGTTGCATGATACATGTATGATCTGAggacaataaataaatacaaaaataaaaagaaaatctttacaaaaaataaaataaataaaaaaaggaaaataacaattttttttttttttttcctctcttcctGCATTACTTTTTTCTGTGTGGTTAGGAGACGTTACCCAGAAGACCTCGACGACGCCGTTTCACCGGCATCAATCAGCAATCACACACGTCCAGTGGACCAGTGTAAGCCGAATACCTAAAATACcctccccattttttttttcttttataattaaaaattgcTGGATTTAACATGGGTGGGGAGGGACAGAGATATTGCACGGGTAGATTTGACcttcttctatttttataagtttgggCTCTTTGGTCTTAGAGGCACGACCCAGCTCACTTTGACCACACAAGGACACAGAGTTCCCAACCTCAAAAACCAAAACCGCGTGGGCTGCTCTGTTCTGGTCGAATGACATTGATACGCAAGCTCCCCTCCCCCCAACATATCTGCTCTTTTTAAGGATAAGGCATCtctactttatttattattccgCCACAATTTTGGAAAACAAATTATAACTCAATCCATGATCTACCTCTTCAATATAACCTCCTAATTAATGTTGGATATAGTTTTATAGTATTTTAGTCTTGCAtactctttttataaaagagtaatgctagatacacaTCCTTAATAAATAAGTTTCACGTaaaccttttgtaaaaaagtagatcctattaaaaaatattaattttttacactttttcaaggtttgatccacttttttataacaaaaattttatatacaattatttttgcGTATTTTTTGCACACTTCACTAATATGATTGGTTacgttaatttttttaatataaaataactattttgaccaatcaaaACAGTGAAGTGCGTAATAAGTATGTAAAATTGATTGTATAtgacaatttttaatttttttataaaacgagagacatttatataaaataatatctataatttaaaacaaaattgtgaataagttataaaaagagCTGTGTCCctatcattactcttaaattatatattatattttaatttcatccgAGAGTTATAAGATTGTGTTAAGGTAGTCTTCTTGCtttaactgttttttttttattattattgttgattGCTTCTTACTCTAACTTTGGATTCACTTTAATGTGCATGCATGACTCTATGGCATGATAAACATTTTTTCCCCCTCCAATCGTTGAATTTTTGTGCACAATAAGTTTGACTCGGATAAGTTTGACTCGGATTTGGAAAGAGTGTGTCGCTCTAAAAAAACCACCCACATCATATATGACTTTTCTTCCTTTGCTAATCAGCAAGAGTCACGAGACTCATGGCCTACAACAGTAGTTGTAAAGACCACACGCCCCCTCCAAATAGCCTATACTTggtatttttatctaatctaataagtatttattatatacttaGTATGGATGCTTAGCAGCACTCTTATccattcaaaattattatttatgtgcCAACTTTTAGTGAAATAGTATGATAAAAGTGTCacctaattaaatttttaatagtgttACATGTACTTATAGTTTTACGTtcaaaactcatcttaacagttttttcttttaaattcaatttttgaattttaaattttataatctttatcATATCAATAGGTGACATGTGGAAAATTTAGTTTGTTTTGTGAGTTTTTATTAAGGCCCTATTTGGATATAGAACGATTTCATCTAAtcacatcattacaatttttttaaattatcaca encodes the following:
- the LOC121244662 gene encoding 1-phosphatidylinositol-3-phosphate 5-kinase FAB1B-like isoform X1; the encoded protein is MDAPDKTFSELVGIVKSWIPWRSEPANVSRDFWMPDHSCRVCYECDSQFTVFNRRHHCRHCGRVFCARCTSNSVPVPSGGDPTTAREEWERIRVCNYCFKQWEQGIPTPDNGIQVSNLDLSTSPSATSLASTKSSGTADSSIITLGSMPYPVDPYQRVQHSSGLSPRQSSSMESTSDRRGEIASGRSNDIVSDVGNPNQYGFSVHRSDDDDDEYSVYRSDSNARHFPQVNDYYDQVEFDDLSNNDQSRKFHPDGENNSTKSLNSSPLHHSFASQGLEGIPQLGKKDEHDTGDECEAPSSIYAAQHVEAEPMDFENNGLLWLPPDPEDEEDDREAGLFDEDDDYGDAAGEWGYLRTSSSFGSGESRNRDRSSEEHKKAMKNVVDGHFRALVAQLLQVENLPIGDEDDKESWLEIITSLSWEAATLLKPDMSKGGGMDPGGYVKVKCLASGRRCESMVIKGVVCKKNVAHRRMTSKIEKPRLLILEGALEYQRISNLLSSFDTLLQQEMDHLKMAVAKIDAHHPDVLLVEKSVSRHAQEYLLAKDISLVLNIKRPLLERIARCTGAQIVPSIDHLSSQKLGYCDAFHVEKFLEDHGSAGQGGKKSVKTLMYFEGCPKPLGCTILLRGASGDELKKVKHVVQYGIFAAYHLALETSFLADEGATLPELPLNSPITVALPDKPSSIQRSISTIPGFSLSVDGKSLGPHHIVEPQRSYSVSSDLASQSIESTTDLINSTPFSSCASSGNIIPDSYLNRLSPYYSFEEKNRMRFKEPLVAETSAASNTPTVFQNHCSANGFGTLETLGQNAITITSSETSSLQEDSKDHLQERGPLKEDPVPLKEEFPPSPSDHQSILVSLSSRCIWKGTVCERSHLFRIKYYGSFDKPLGRFLRDHLFDQSSQCRSCGMPTEAHVHCYTHRQGTLTISVKKLSEILLPGEKEGKIWMWHRCLRCPRASGFPPATRRVVMSDAAWGLSFGKFLELSFSNHAAASRVASCGHSLHRDCLRFYGFGKMVACFRYASIDVHSVYLPPSKLDFNYENQDWIQKETKEVVDRAELLFSEVLNALCQIAEKRSSDGPLISGTKAPEIRRRIAELEGMLQKEKAEFEESLQKTLNREMKKGQPVIDIFEINRLRRQLLFQSYMWDHRLIYAASLGPNSLQDGLGSSSSEELGKILGNNDKPMEMNVTNKPEKGFHSCVSLSLDLNLDKSPEQSGGYGSDTNQSDAVLQEKYVDQDQSGPLKSNLNVRRALSEGEFPIMANLSDTLDAAWTGENHTGIAIPMDNTNALPDMSMAEALSTPELLEGFELENRAEEQNDTKVSLLSSAVTTKNPDGIEDSVSWLRMPFLNFYRSFNKNFLASAQKLDALSEYNPVYISSFRKLELQDGARLLLPVGVNDTVIPVYDDEPTSIISYALASPECQLQLTDEGERPGVDFLASLPLSDSVNSQSFHSADDMGSEYHRSLGSSDDIFLSLSGSRTSLVLDPLSYTKALHARVSFGDDSPLGKVKYSVTCYFAKRFEALRKICCPSELDFIRSLSRCKKWGAKGGKSNVFFAKTLDDRFIIKQVTKTELESFIKFAPAYFKYLSDSINTGSPTCLAKILGIYQVTSKHLKGGKESKMDVLVMENLLFGRNLTRLYDLKGSSRSRYNPDCSGSNKVLLDQNLIEAMPTSPIFVGNKAKRLLERAVWNDTSFLASIDVMDYSLLVGVDEEKHELVLGIIDFMRQYTWDKHLETWVKASGILGGPKNASPTVISPKQYKKRFRKAMTTYFLMVPDQWSPPSIIPSKSQSELCEDNNTQAGTLVE
- the LOC121244662 gene encoding 1-phosphatidylinositol-3-phosphate 5-kinase FAB1B-like isoform X2, translating into MDAPDKTFSELVGIVKSWIPWRSEPANVSRDFWMPDHSCRVCYECDSQFTVFNRRHHCRHCGRVFCARCTSNSVPVPSGGDPTTAREEWERIRVCNYCFKQWEQGIPTPDNGIQVSNLDLSTSPSATSLASTKSSGTADSSIITLGSMPYPVDPYQRVQHSSGLSPRQSSSMESTSDRRGEIASGRSNDIVSDVGNPNQSDDDDDEYSVYRSDSNARHFPQVNDYYDQVEFDDLSNNDQSRKFHPDGENNSTKSLNSSPLHHSFASQGLEGIPQLGKKDEHDTGDECEAPSSIYAAQHVEAEPMDFENNGLLWLPPDPEDEEDDREAGLFDEDDDYGDAAGEWGYLRTSSSFGSGESRNRDRSSEEHKKAMKNVVDGHFRALVAQLLQVENLPIGDEDDKESWLEIITSLSWEAATLLKPDMSKGGGMDPGGYVKVKCLASGRRCESMVIKGVVCKKNVAHRRMTSKIEKPRLLILEGALEYQRISNLLSSFDTLLQQEMDHLKMAVAKIDAHHPDVLLVEKSVSRHAQEYLLAKDISLVLNIKRPLLERIARCTGAQIVPSIDHLSSQKLGYCDAFHVEKFLEDHGSAGQGGKKSVKTLMYFEGCPKPLGCTILLRGASGDELKKVKHVVQYGIFAAYHLALETSFLADEGATLPELPLNSPITVALPDKPSSIQRSISTIPGFSLSVDGKSLGPHHIVEPQRSYSVSSDLASQSIESTTDLINSTPFSSCASSGNIIPDSYLNRLSPYYSFEEKNRMRFKEPLVAETSAASNTPTVFQNHCSANGFGTLETLGQNAITITSSETSSLQEDSKDHLQERGPLKEDPVPLKEEFPPSPSDHQSILVSLSSRCIWKGTVCERSHLFRIKYYGSFDKPLGRFLRDHLFDQSSQCRSCGMPTEAHVHCYTHRQGTLTISVKKLSEILLPGEKEGKIWMWHRCLRCPRASGFPPATRRVVMSDAAWGLSFGKFLELSFSNHAAASRVASCGHSLHRDCLRFYGFGKMVACFRYASIDVHSVYLPPSKLDFNYENQDWIQKETKEVVDRAELLFSEVLNALCQIAEKRSSDGPLISGTKAPEIRRRIAELEGMLQKEKAEFEESLQKTLNREMKKGQPVIDIFEINRLRRQLLFQSYMWDHRLIYAASLGPNSLQDGLGSSSSEELGKILGNNDKPMEMNVTNKPEKGFHSCVSLSLDLNLDKSPEQSGGYGSDTNQSDAVLQEKYVDQDQSGPLKSNLNVRRALSEGEFPIMANLSDTLDAAWTGENHTGIAIPMDNTNALPDMSMAEALSTPELLEGFELENRAEEQNDTKVSLLSSAVTTKNPDGIEDSVSWLRMPFLNFYRSFNKNFLASAQKLDALSEYNPVYISSFRKLELQDGARLLLPVGVNDTVIPVYDDEPTSIISYALASPECQLQLTDEGERPGVDFLASLPLSDSVNSQSFHSADDMGSEYHRSLGSSDDIFLSLSGSRTSLVLDPLSYTKALHARVSFGDDSPLGKVKYSVTCYFAKRFEALRKICCPSELDFIRSLSRCKKWGAKGGKSNVFFAKTLDDRFIIKQVTKTELESFIKFAPAYFKYLSDSINTGSPTCLAKILGIYQVTSKHLKGGKESKMDVLVMENLLFGRNLTRLYDLKGSSRSRYNPDCSGSNKVLLDQNLIEAMPTSPIFVGNKAKRLLERAVWNDTSFLASIDVMDYSLLVGVDEEKHELVLGIIDFMRQYTWDKHLETWVKASGILGGPKNASPTVISPKQYKKRFRKAMTTYFLMVPDQWSPPSIIPSKSQSELCEDNNTQAGTLVE